In the Candidatus Micrarchaeia archaeon genome, one interval contains:
- a CDS encoding glycosyltransferase — MKSQKTAKKPHKIMAIVPVYNEAKNLHKTLNPLNDMLNEGKIDGIIAINDGSKDSSQRKLEAYLENPGFINIVLPENMGKAFAFYCAAKASYQMGADIILMLDADLLKVSEEQIDMLINPILNNENINMTIGTTKESITYLSGQRALRIKALEPILDDKKKISWFQLFKQIFRRKKSIIPWFYLITGIVIDKNEKPEVVKRIGYGLEVVLNMFIESKFITTYDSHGFIQPKFLKHTRIVDTNFFSDVPSFCKTRYAYSKDRSDQMSMEINGLICKLGRYYRVHTPESIEFR; from the coding sequence ATGAAATCTCAAAAAACAGCCAAAAAGCCACATAAAATAATGGCAATTGTGCCAGTTTATAATGAAGCTAAAAATTTACATAAAACACTTAATCCTTTAAATGATATGTTGAATGAAGGGAAAATAGATGGCATAATAGCAATTAATGATGGAAGTAAAGATAGTTCACAGAGAAAATTAGAAGCTTATTTAGAAAATCCCGGTTTTATTAATATTGTTTTACCTGAAAATATGGGAAAAGCATTTGCATTTTATTGCGCAGCAAAAGCATCTTATCAAATGGGCGCAGATATAATTTTAATGTTGGATGCTGATTTACTAAAGGTTTCAGAAGAACAAATTGATATGCTTATTAATCCAATATTAAATAATGAAAACATAAATATGACAATTGGAACAACAAAGGAGAGCATCACTTATTTAAGTGGCCAAAGAGCTTTAAGAATTAAGGCATTAGAACCTATTTTAGATGATAAAAAGAAAATCTCTTGGTTTCAACTATTTAAACAAATTTTTAGACGAAAAAAATCAATCATACCTTGGTTTTATTTAATTACTGGAATTGTAATAGATAAAAATGAAAAACCAGAGGTAGTTAAAAGAATAGGTTATGGGTTAGAGGTAGTTTTGAATATGTTTATTGAATCTAAATTTATTACAACTTATGATTCTCATGGTTTTATTCAACCAAAATTTTTGAAACATACTCGGATTGTAGATACTAATTTTTTTTCTGATGTTCCCTCTTTCTGTAAAACGCGTTATGCATATTCTAAAGATAGATCTGATCAAATGTCTA